GGCTTCGGTCACCAGCGCCGATGCCAACTTCCACGGCGTCGCGGTGGAGGAGCTCGCCAAGCGCTGGCGCGGCAAGCTGGAGCGGGAAATCCGCGACTACGACCTCAGCCTGCAACCCGAGAACCTCAGGCGCAGCCTGTGGCGCTTCGTGCGGATCCTGCTGGGGATGGTGGCGGCCACCGGTGTGATCATCCTGATCAAGCGGCGCATCGCCCGGCGCCAGCTGGTGCTCCAGCAGCGGCTGCAGGCCATGCGCGAGCAGGTGGAACAGGAGGCCCCCTCCCAGCCGTCGGAGGGCGACGCCGATGGCCAGGACGCCCTGTTCCGCGGCCGGCAGCAGTTCGTGGAGGCCACCCTCGACCGGCTGCCGCTCAAACGGCGCCTCAACGGCTGGGGCCTGCTGCAGTGGCTGCTGTTCTGGGCCGTGCTGCTGCTCTGGTACGGCGGCATCTACCTGCTGCTGCGGCAGTTCCCAGGGCTGGCCATGTTCAGCCGCGACTTCGCCGGCCTGCCGCTCAAGCTGCTGCTGGTGTGGTTCTGCACCACCCTGGCGATCCGCTTCTGCACACGCCTGCTGGATCGCTTCGAGGCCCGCTGGGAGGCCCGCCATCCGGTGGTGGGCGGTGCCGCCGACCAGAGCCGCAGGCTGCAGCTGCGCTTCTCCACCATCATCGATGCCACCAAGGGCATGCTGGTGGTGCTGATCACCCTGGTGGGGGTGCTGTCCGGGCTGGGGGTGCTGGGGGTGCCGAGCAGCTCGATCCTGGCCATCGGGGGCCTGCTCGGCCTGGCGATCAGCTTCGGCGCCCAGAACCTGATCCGCGATCTGGTGAACGGCTTTCTGATCCTGGCGGAGGATCAGTTCGCCATCGGCGATGTGATCAACACCTCCGGCTCGGTAGGCCTGGTGGAGAGCCTCAACCTGCGCGTCACCCAGCTGCGCAGCCCCGGCGGGGAGTTCATCACCATTCCCAACAGCACCATCACCCAGGTGAACAACCTCACCCGCAACTGGTCGCGGGTGAACGTGAGCGTGGAGGTGGACTGCGACAGCGATCCCGTGGAGGCCCTGGCCGTGACCCGGGCCACCGGCGAGCAGCTGCACCGGGACCCGGACTGGGCGGCCAGCATCCTGGCGCCCCCGGCCGTGCTCGGCATCGATGCCATCAGCCATGCCGGCGTGGCGATCACCACCTGGATCGACACCGCCCCGGGCCGCCAGTGGGACGTGAGCCGCGAGTTCCGCCTGCGCCTGCTGCAGAACCTGCGCCAGGCCGGGATCCGGCTGGGCACGCCGCGCCAGACCAACCTGACGCCCTGAGAAGGGATGTGACGCACCGC
This sequence is a window from Cyanobium sp. PCC 7001. Protein-coding genes within it:
- a CDS encoding mechanosensitive ion channel family protein, with translation MPQIGPIHRGNRRVRHALLALILAPLLSLLLSVLPAQAQISLGENLTGAGGRVVPDGVNRFGDIEVTPVTSPIDGRQLFKIASPTVYDRSQPPEDVVPVEQRARQIHARVELAALERGMGGDSLRVETAKLNNVTVITVRDDDHPRPMVLASVTSADANFHGVAVEELAKRWRGKLEREIRDYDLSLQPENLRRSLWRFVRILLGMVAATGVIILIKRRIARRQLVLQQRLQAMREQVEQEAPSQPSEGDADGQDALFRGRQQFVEATLDRLPLKRRLNGWGLLQWLLFWAVLLLWYGGIYLLLRQFPGLAMFSRDFAGLPLKLLLVWFCTTLAIRFCTRLLDRFEARWEARHPVVGGAADQSRRLQLRFSTIIDATKGMLVVLITLVGVLSGLGVLGVPSSSILAIGGLLGLAISFGAQNLIRDLVNGFLILAEDQFAIGDVINTSGSVGLVESLNLRVTQLRSPGGEFITIPNSTITQVNNLTRNWSRVNVSVEVDCDSDPVEALAVTRATGEQLHRDPDWAASILAPPAVLGIDAISHAGVAITTWIDTAPGRQWDVSREFRLRLLQNLRQAGIRLGTPRQTNLTP